One genomic segment of Oncorhynchus nerka isolate Pitt River linkage group LG16, Oner_Uvic_2.0, whole genome shotgun sequence includes these proteins:
- the LOC115144173 gene encoding chromobox protein homolog 7-like produces MELSAIGEQVFAVESIIKKRVRKGNVEYLLKWKGWPPKYSTWEPEEHILDQRLVQTYDEKEQKDRALGYRKRGPKAKRLLLQNTIYNMDLRSAHKALEKPPARLRLSLTRSLESEAEDPTYGACRRSLHPRLVHRKNKPRRSQFMCLASPPGPPNPTKVPTHDDWGRREEEDDMEEEEETRQEQSERETEICSGILNGQDRAEDWSSVIGSDEVTASERSAVWSPVIGPGEVTVTDVTINSLTVTFKEALAAKGFFRGWGLEF; encoded by the exons GGAAACGTGGAATATCTGTTGAAGTGGAAGGGATGGCCACCCAA atacagtacatgggAACCAGAGGAGCACATCTTGGACCAGCGTCTGGTGCAGACCTATGATGAGAA AGAGCAGAAGGACAGAGCCCTGGGGTACCGGAAGAGAGGACCCAAAGCTAAAAGGCTTCTACTACAG AATACTATTTACAACATGGATCTCCGGAGCGCCCATAAGGCCCTAGAGAAACCTCCAGCTCGCCTACGTCTTTCCCTGACTCGCTCACTGGAGTCTGAGGCAGAGGACCCAACCTATGGGGCCTGTAGACGGAGCCTGCACCCCCGCCTGGTCCATCGCAAGAACAAACCCAGAAGATCACAGTTCATGTGCCTGGCCTCTCCCCCTGGCCCCCCTAACCCCACAAAGGTCCCCACACATGATGAttggggaaggagagaagaggaagatgacatggaggaagaggaggaaactcGACAGGAGCAGtcggagcgagagacagagatatgcaGTGGCATTCTGAATG GGCAGGATAGGGCAGAGGACTGGAGTTCTGTGATTGGCTCAGACGAAGTGACCGCGTCAGAGCGGTCTGCTGTTTGGAGCCCAGTGATTGGCCCAGGGGAGGTGACCGTGACTGATGTCACCATAAACTCTCTCACAGTGACTTTCAAAGAAGCCCTGGCAGCCAAAGGCTTCTTCAGAGGCTGGGGCTTAGAGTTCTGA